Part of the Engraulis encrasicolus isolate BLACKSEA-1 chromosome 1, IST_EnEncr_1.0, whole genome shotgun sequence genome, ctgctcattttcacattatgttcgataggcgacaaaacttttgtcttgtgaaaatctgccctgtctgtgttcattaaagggtcaatctttctttggtgcatgaaatttatttttgtacattcattttcattcgaaagggttgtagctttcatatgagtgacttctgaagccaagtgattaatagaaagtcaggttattagctgttattccaaacataTGGGTAGGCgccaactcttttggaggcgagtgtacaagCCATGAAAGTTAAATATCATTGATGTAATTATGGACATacatcaactttttcatgatattctaacaAATTATATGGCCAGTATCTGTACATTAACATAAAAAAGGTCGCCTCAAACATGAAATAGTCTATTTTTTTGGGAGGATGAACTGAACACATACCTTTCAGCCATTCTATTTTGTAGGACCTTAGGACCTAGGACCTTGTTAACATAAACACTCACCACTCACCAGCCActtttattaggtacaccttccTAGTGCTGGTTTggttccccccccaccccccttgaaCTCAAAAATGCCTTATCTCCCAGGCTGGAGTAAATTAACACAAAGGAAAGAAGAACAGAGTGCAAGGCATCTCTCCCTTTTCACACtgtttattcaactggagactcACTACAGGGGGAGGGCTGCAATGTTGAAGCAATACTAAGTTCAGGTCATTTCTTCATCATACATCTCCATGTCTGGGATGTACCTTGCTGCTTCCACTGTCTCAATGTTCTGGGCTACTTCAGCCCCCTCAATGCACTTTGCTGCTTCAATTCCCTCAGTGCACTTTGCTGCACGAATCCCATTGTCATCATTCACTGGAGTGCTATTTGGACCTTTAATGCAGTCATGATATTTTAATCCTCGGTCTGATTTAAAGCTCTTCCCACACTCTCGACACTCGTGGGAAACAATTTTGTGCACTTTCTTCTCGTGTGCCTGCAGGGGCTGTGGGTAGGCGAATTTCTCCCCACAGATGGTGCACTGGTGGGGTTTTTCTCCAGTGTGAATTCTCTGGTGGGTCTTCAGTATGTGACCGTAACTGAAAGTCTTCCCACAAATAGAGCAAAGGTAAGGCCTCTCGCCTGTGTGTCGACGTAGGTGTGTTGTGAGATCACAGTTTTTGACGAAACTAGCGTCGCAGAACGAGCACTTGTggggcttctctcctgtgtgtcttCTTATGTGTATCTTTAGCTTGGTTTTATGTGCAAAAGCCTTGTTGCAGTACGTGCAGGTAAATGGCTTCAGTCCAGAGTGCATTAACTCGTGAGATTTAAGGCAAGGTTTCGTTTTGAATGTCATGTTACACACCAGACACTCGAAAGGTTTCTCGTCTGTATGGGCGAATATTTCGTGACTTTTCCGACCAGAACCAGTGCTGAATCTCTTGGGGCACTGGCTACAAAGATAGGGTTTCTCTCCTGAATGTATTCTAAAATGTCTGTCTAAGAGTACTGAACTGTGGAATTCCTTGGGGCAAAGTGAGCACTTGAGCCCTAcgcccttctttttcttttttttcatgatgCCCTTTGCACGTGTCTTGACAGGCTTTTCAGCTGTCTTGATGGGTTTTTCACTTGTCTTTTCACCTGTCTCCTGTGGATGGTGTTTCCGGTGTGCAAGGAGTCCACCTAACTGCCTGAAAGTTTTGTCGCAAACTTTGCAGGCGTATGGCATTTCACCTGTGTGAAGTCTTTTGTGAACTTTGAGACTTGTTGTGGAAGCAAGAATCATGCCACAGACATCACACTCCCCAGAAGGCTTTTGAGACGTCGAGTCTTCGTCCTTTTCCTGTTGACACTCAGCGTTGGGCGAGTCGGTGGACGCACTTTCGTGTGGAGATTCAGCAGATGCGCTTTCACATGCAGTGGCACGCTTTTTCTCTTTGGCGTGCACTCTTTGGTGACGAGCCAGCCGGCTTGGAAATCTACATATCATTTCGCATTCTGTGCATGCGAAACGTTTGTCATAGTGATACTTTTTGGATTTGGCTTTCTTGACTTTCCCgactcctctgctctgcctcttCTGTTCCCTCGCAGGTGCAGGCTCATCAAAGCTGGGATCTGCGAATTTACAAAAGACATGACATGGCATTATAATACATTTCTGTCATTTCACgtcaaatcagacactttgggacccaaccgacacggatttcaatcatacttgctgtgcctgtttagtagcaaggtagcacgccagaactgcatttgtgtgaatctgacaccaatattaagggagaaacagactagcgaaggtttacatatgaggctaggacactatgcattcagccttgattatatcagtcagtgtaagtcacaaaaagatgtccgtggtgttatttgaaagctcttttctggctctacaaattacacaaacagcatggaatacaacaacccacagaatatgaattatcataaattgaaaaattaaaaattgaatatcaaaaaacatagtctacagtaaacatagcctgcaatgtcatgaacgacacctgaaatgctggtgtttggttcattattcatttcagagataatgggactcaaaaatatggcatcatacaaatcacctagtaataatatggtagtaccatagtaatatcacatgacaccatgtctatcggaatatgtgaaggatggagatggtccatgaggatgcaggaagttcagtttcacctctccagtgctcggcatacattcctcaacacatgctagccactagttgccatcatacagctacaacataccctttgatgctttaACATTTAGAACATtcatttactgagcttattctttcaaccctgccttctctgaatgcttaaaatggtctagcttccactgtgtccattgacaatgggcagaagccgtgtagtttttgagtacctggaatagggaccgacgagggtgcagggcccaccgggaaaatgcctgttatgccagatggccagtccagccctgtccctgacactactctattactacttcattacaactcatttcaacctttatgtcccattatctctgaaatgaacaaagaaccaaacaccccattttcaggtgttgtttatgaccttacaggctatgtttagacaagacacCAGCCATTTGACAATATAAGTTTTTCTGATATTATTttgttaatttttcaatgtattctaattcatattctgaaggttgttgtattccatgctgtgtgtgtaatttgtagagccagaaaagagctttcaaacaacacctcagacatccttttgtgacttacactgactgatataatcaaggctgaatgcatagtgtcctaccctcatatgtaaacctttgctagtctgtttctcccttaatattagtgtcagattcacacaaatgcagttctggggtgctaccttgctagcctcgcgacgccatcctctgtactccacccaaagattttggctccgcacatcgtctggcaaaagcctcgagctcggttctctcagtgtttcgccaatcagcaaacagttgagagtggtgacgtagaactcacccacgagctccgttactgattggttaaggtaactatattcacactttcgttttgttatttgtatgcttttgcgacgctataacgtaacaggcatgctaataaagcacaacatgggttttaatttgagtttggaacttcaattaatttaaatgatagagtaagatcagaccatctcccatcgtccacggagacggaatcctcatggcttttgccaagGAGtaaacagtcggctattcgcccaggctaccttgctactaaacagtcacagcaagtatgattgaaatccatgtcggtcgggtcccgaagtgtctgatttcatgtgaaatgacccatttagttgacactttaaccaataccctgtaaattacAGTATTGCTTCGGATATAGTCGTTGgcctggagcaatttggggttaggtgccttgcacaagggcacaTTCATCCAGGTGCACccaagagcccttgagcaagagaCCTACAGTAGTTCTAACTCCAACATATTTGTCTTGCAACTCAATTCAATTTAAAGGGGACTGTCCTTGTACAAAGAGtcatgaaaacacacaaacactagtgcATTTGTAACTAAATTAAACTTACCTGTTGGGTCAAAGTCACTGTCGTCGTCCTGATAACCTTTGTAGCCGTCATCGTTGTTGTCACCCTCATCGCTGACGTCCTCCATCAGTTGAATATTACAAATTTCGTCAGGCCCCAGCATTTCACGGCAGTCTTCTAGCTTCACTGACAG contains:
- the LOC134459263 gene encoding zinc finger protein ZFP2-like, which produces MDSECNPWIFKSRLQENEVNLQQQSLLEYEEQMCQCQTLRRQVEDLQKRIEEKDNKLTEANKVIRALRDEVQTLQQQLEQHRRNNRDDKIGQRRQQGRRARVNDITALGCEIPPNVFLSCTSGDDPTDTPTSPQELTSPQEPEDDSADFPASPAYDDDDALTSPRQLKLPVLSVKLEDCREMLGPDEICNIQLMEDVSDEGDNNDDGYKGYQDDDSDFDPTDPSFDEPAPAREQKRQSRGVGKVKKAKSKKYHYDKRFACTECEMICRFPSRLARHQRVHAKEKKRATACESASAESPHESASTDSPNAECQQEKDEDSTSQKPSGECDVCGMILASTTSLKVHKRLHTGEMPYACKVCDKTFRQLGGLLAHRKHHPQETGEKTSEKPIKTAEKPVKTRAKGIMKKKKKKGVGLKCSLCPKEFHSSVLLDRHFRIHSGEKPYLCSQCPKRFSTGSGRKSHEIFAHTDEKPFECLVCNMTFKTKPCLKSHELMHSGLKPFTCTYCNKAFAHKTKLKIHIRRHTGEKPHKCSFCDASFVKNCDLTTHLRRHTGERPYLCSICGKTFSYGHILKTHQRIHTGEKPHQCTICGEKFAYPQPLQAHEKKVHKIVSHECRECGKSFKSDRGLKYHDCIKGPNSTPVNDDNGIRAAKCTEGIEAAKCIEGAEVAQNIETVEAARYIPDMEMYDEEMT